A genomic region of Raphanus sativus cultivar WK10039 chromosome 6, ASM80110v3, whole genome shotgun sequence contains the following coding sequences:
- the LOC108812036 gene encoding large ribosomal RNA subunit accumulation protein YCED homolog 2, chloroplastic, whose amino-acid sequence MAESSSLRCLVSPNLLNTKKKVSQRPHLLPVSSLSKKQEASSSAAINGGVNSRTVKRLITLSPSEGKWNGSWNTHYNVSLRDLHLQDLVEDDGPTNPRVAIDLSVQRHASMGLSVDGRIITSFSRKCSICSSAYPRLIDTTFTVWILPSSRENRASTLPDIGGDDPSVIYVRPGYEANLDSLVQDTIRLTTYAQDICSDSCKKSEPTLHYVGETNTASVQKRWSRLLELKKK is encoded by the exons atggCGGAATCATCATCTCTACGTTGTTTGGTCTCACCAAACCTCCTGAACACTAAGAAAAAAGTTTCTCAACGCCCTCATCTACTTCCGGTTTCTTCTCTCTCAAAGAAACAAGAAGCTTCTTCTTCg GCAGCAATCAATGGAGGAGTGAACTCAAGAACAGTGAAGCGTCTGATAACTTTATCTCCTTCTGAAGGAAAATGGAATGGTAGCTGGAACACTCACTACAATGTCTCTCTCCGTGATCTTCACCTCCAAGATCTTGTTGAAGATGATGGCCCTACTAACCCCCGTGTTGCCATCGATCTCTCTGTCCAAAGG CACGCAAGCATGGGACTTTCAGTAGATGGAAGAATTATAACGTCTTTCTCAAGAAAGTGCAGCATTTGCTCCTCTGCTTATCCTCGACTG ATTGACACAACTTTCACTGTTTGGATCTTGCCATCAAGTAGGGAGAATCGAGCTTCAACACTTCCAGATATTGGTGGTGATGATCCTTCT GTTATATATGTGAGACCTGGATATGAAGCTAATCTTGATTCCCTTGTACAAGACACTATCAGGCTCACAACCTACGCTCAA GATATATGCTCGGATTCCTGCAAAAAATCGGAACCTACATTGCATT aTGTTGGAGAGACAAATACAGCTTCTGTTCAGAAAAGATGGTCAAGACTACTTGAGCTTAAGAAGAAGTAG
- the LOC108812033 gene encoding delta(24)-sterol reductase-like, with amino-acid sequence MADLKAPLVRPKRKRTWVDYFVKFRWIIVIFVVLPISATLYFLIYLGDMYSESKSYEQRRKEHDENVLKVIKRLKQRNAAKDGLVCTARKPWIAVGMRNVDYKRARHFEVDLGEFRNILEINKEKMIARVEPLVNMGQISRATVPMNLSLAVVAELDDLTVGGLINGYGIEGSSHLYGLFADTVEAYEIVLAGGELVRATRDNEYSDLYYAIPWSQGTLGLLVAAEIRLIPVKEYMRLTYIPVKGDLQTLAQGYMDSFAPRDGDESKIPDFVEGMVYNPTEGVMMVGTYASKQEAKKKGNKINNVGWWFKPWFYQHAQTALTKGQFVEYIPTREYYHRHTRCLYWEGKLILPFGDQFWFRFLFGWLMPPKVSLLKATQGEAIRNYYHDMHVIQDMLVPLYKVGDALEWVHQEMEVYPIWLCPHKLYKTPIKQQIYPEPGFEYEKRQGDTDDAQMYTDVGVYYAPGPVLRGEEFDGAEAVRKLEKWLIENHGFQPQYAVSELDEKSFWRMFDADLYEHCRKKYRAVGTFMSVYYKSKKGRKTEKEVKEAEQAHLETAYAEAD; translated from the exons ATGGCGGATCTCAAGGCACCGCTTGTGAGGCCAAAGAGAAAGAGGACATGGGTGGACTACTTCGTCAAGTTCAGATGGATCATCGTCATCTTCGTCGTCCTCCCAATCTCAGCCACCCTCTACTTCCTCATCTACCTCGGCGACATGTACTCAGAGTCCAAATCCTACGAGCAGCGCCGCAAGGAGCACGACGAGAACGTTCTGAAAGTCATCAAACGCCTCAAGCAGAGGAACGCAGCCAAGGACGGTCTCGTCTGCACCGCGCGCAAGCCCTGGATCGCCGTGGGGATGAGAAACGTGGACTACAAGCGAGCTCGCCACTTCGAGGTCGACCTGGGAGAGTTCCGCAACATCCTCGAGATCAACAAGGAGAAGATGATCGCCAGAGTCGAGCCTCTCGTCAACATGGGACAGATCTCACGCGCCACCGTCCCCATGAACCTCTCCTTAGCTGTTGTCGCTGAGCTTGATGACCTCACCGTTGGTGGACTCATCAACGGATACGGCATCGAAGGAAGCTCTCACCTCTACGGTCTTTTTGCGGACACCGTCGAGGCTTACGAGATCGTTCTAGCTGGTGGGGAGCTTGTACGCGCCACTAGAGATAACGAATATTCAGATCTTTACTACGCGATCCCTTGGTCTCAAGGGACGCTTGGACTACTTGTGGCTGCTGAGATCAGGCTTATACCGGTTAAGGAGTACATGAGGCTCACTTACATACCGGTCAAGGGAGATCTTCAGACGTTAGCGCAAGGGTACATGGACTCTTTCGCTCCCAGAGATGGAGACGAGTCCAAGATCCCTGACTTCGTGGAAGGCATGGTTTACAATCCGACAGAAGGTGTGATGATGGTTGGTACTTACGCGTCTAAGCAAGAAGCCAAGAAGAAAGGGAATAAGATCAACAACGTGGGGTGGTGGTTCAAGCCGTGGTTCTACCAGCACGCGCAGACCGCGCTGACGAAAGGACAGTTTGTTGAGTACATCCCGACTCGTGAGTACTATCACAGACACACGAGGTGCTTGTACTGGGAAGGGAAGCTGATTCTTCCTTTTGGCGATCAGTTTTGGTTTAGGTTCCTCTTTGGTTGGTTGATGCCTCCGAAGGTGTCTCTTCTCAAGGCTACTCAAGGTGAAGCTATTAGAAACTATTACCATGATATGCATGTGATTCAGGACATGCTTGTTCCCCTCTACAAGGTTGGTGATGCTCTCGAATGGGTTCACCAAGAAATGGAG GTTTATCCCATTTGGCTTTGCCCACACAAACTTTACAAGACACCAATCAAACAACAGATTTATCCAGAACCAGGGTTTGAGTATGAGAAGAGACAAGGAGACACAGATGATGCACAGATGTACACTGACGTTGGAGTATACTACGCACCAGGTCCTGTCCTAAGAGGTGAGGAGTTTGATGGAGCAGAAGCTGTGCGTAAGCTGGAGAAGTGGCTGATTGAGAACCACGGGTTCCAGCCTCAGTATGCTGTGTCTGAGCTGGACGAGAAGAGTTTCTGGAGGATGTTTGATGCTGACTTGTATGAGCATTGCCGTAAGAAGTACAGAGCTGTTGGAACGTTCATGAGTGTTTACTATAAGTCTAAGAAAGGGAGGAAGACTGAGAAAGAAGTTAAAGAAGCAGAGCAAGCTCATCTTGAAACAGCTTATGCAGAAGCAGATTAA
- the LOC108812034 gene encoding eukaryotic initiation factor 4A-III homolog: MAEANPSRGNGRRGGGPMDDDKLVFETTEGIEPITNFNDMGIKEDVLRGVYEYGFEKPSAIQQRAVMPILQGRDVIAQAQSGTGKTSMIALSVCQIVDTSSREVQALILSPTRELASQTEKTIQAIGLHANIQAHACIGGKSVGEDIRKLENGVHVVSGTPGRVCDMIKRRSLRTRGIKLLILDESDEMLSRGFKDQIYDVYRYLPPDLQVCLVSATLPHEILEMTSKFMTEPVKILVKRDELTLEGIKQFFVAVEKEEWKFDTLCDLYDTLTITQAVIFCNTKRKVDWLSEKMRTNNFTVSSMHGDMPQKERDEIMNQFRSGDSRVLITTDVWARGIDVQQVSLVINYDLPNNRELYIHRIGRSGRFGRKGVAINFVKSDDIKILRDIEQYYSTQIDEMPMNVADLI; encoded by the exons ATGGCGGAAGCGAATCCTAGCCGTGGCAACGGTAGAAGAGGCGGTGGACCAATGGACGACGACAAACTAGTCTTCGAAACAACCGAAGGGATCGAGCCCATCACCAATTTCAACGACATGGGGATCAAGGAAGACGTGCTCCGCGGCGTCTACGAGTACGGCTTCGAGAAACCCTCCGCGATCCAGCAGAGAGCCGTCATGCCGATTCTCCAAGGCCGCGACGTCATCGCCCAGGCTCAGTCCGGTACCGGGAAAACCTCGATGATTGCTCTCTCCGTCTGCCAAATCGTCGACACTTCGTCTAGAGA AGTTCAGGCGTTGATATTGTCTCCAACGAGAGAGCTGGCTTCGCAGACGGAGAAGACTATTCAAGCGATTGGGTTGCACGCGAATATTCAGGCGCATGCGTGTATTGGTGGGAAGAGCGTTGGGGAAGATATTAGGAAGCTGGAGAACGGTGTCCATGTTGTGTCTGGGACGCCTGGGCGTGTTTGTGATATGATTAAGAGGAGAAGTTTGCGTACCAGGGGTATTAAGCTTTTGATTCTTGATGAATCTGATGAGATGCTGAGCAGAGGGTTCAAGGACCAGATTTATGATGTTTACAGATATCTTCCACCTGATCTTCAG GTTTGCTTAGTTTCTGCAACTCTTCCTCACGAGATTTTGGAGATGACATCAAAGTTTATGACGGAGCCAGTAAAGATACTTGTGAAGCGTGATGAGTTGACTCTTGAA GGCATTAAACAATTTTTCGTTGCTGTTGAGAAGGAAGAATGGAAATTTGATACACTTTGTGATCTTTATGACACACTTACTATTACTCAAGCTGTTATCTTCTGCAACACTAAACGAAAG GTGGATTGGCTAAGTGAGAAAATGAGGACTAACAACTTCACAGTTTCATCAATGCACGGTGACATGCCTCAGAAGGAAAGAGACGAAATCATGAATCAGTTCCGGTCAGGCGACAGTCGTGTTTTGATCACGACGGATGTATGGGCACGTGGTATTGATGTGCAGCAA GTTTCTCTTGTCATCAATTATGATCTTCCTAACAACCGTGAGCTCTACATCCATCGTATTGGAAGATCTGGTCGTTTCGGGCGTAAG GGTGTTGCGATCAACTTTGTTAAAAGCGACGACATCAAGATCCTCAGGGACATTGAGCAGTACTACAGTACCCAGATTGACGAGATGCCAATGAATGTAGCTGATCTTATCTAA